In the genome of Streptomyces racemochromogenes, one region contains:
- a CDS encoding holin: MLTFPFWTSTAERMVRTFAQAVLGTVGADQLGILDVDWGQAASVGGLASVLALLTAIATSSGTEGPGITESVRARR, translated from the coding sequence ATGCTCACCTTCCCGTTCTGGACGTCCACCGCCGAGCGTATGGTCCGCACTTTCGCGCAGGCCGTCCTCGGCACCGTCGGCGCCGACCAGCTCGGCATCCTCGACGTCGACTGGGGCCAGGCCGCATCCGTCGGCGGTCTCGCCTCGGTCCTGGCGCTGCTCACCGCGATCGCCACCTCCAGCGGGACGGAGGGGCCGGGCATCACCGAGTCCGTGCGGGCCCGCAGGTGA
- a CDS encoding helix-turn-helix transcriptional regulator produces the protein MHSLPHDHTGARIKRLRLSRHLTQQALAELAQISASLLTKIERGERPPTPYAAACLARALRVDVATVTGQPFVAELRADQLDVLIRPIREALDVYDLGADPEIRPRPVPLLADDAETLLVAVRAGEIKQAANLLPGLIQEVTTAAHAAPSDETWRLLASTYRSAYDVASKLGYGDLAAIALARMEWAAERASSAALGGMYRYFRALTYLRDGQYRTGQRLTALGLSILEQADPGREREVVTGQLHLGAAVMAGRSQNGTLAETHLGEAERIAGATGEAATLHYLAFGPTNVRVHRVAVLAELDQYGQAAQQGRTVVIPKDWPQSRKSHHYAELARAQMWTGDLEGSFQNLLRARKAAPQQARYHQTVRDTYAGLEAAHRMLPDSFLSYGSWLGA, from the coding sequence ATGCACTCTCTACCGCACGACCACACCGGCGCGCGCATCAAGCGCCTGCGCCTCTCACGCCACCTCACCCAGCAAGCCCTCGCGGAACTCGCGCAGATTTCTGCCAGCTTGCTCACCAAGATCGAACGTGGCGAACGCCCGCCGACCCCGTACGCCGCGGCGTGCCTCGCCCGCGCGCTGCGCGTGGACGTCGCCACCGTCACCGGCCAGCCCTTCGTCGCCGAGCTGCGCGCCGACCAACTCGACGTCCTGATAAGGCCCATCCGTGAGGCCCTGGACGTGTACGACCTCGGCGCCGACCCCGAGATCCGCCCGCGGCCGGTGCCGCTCCTGGCCGATGATGCCGAGACTCTCCTCGTCGCGGTGCGGGCCGGAGAGATCAAGCAAGCAGCGAACCTCCTCCCAGGCCTGATCCAGGAAGTCACCACCGCGGCGCACGCGGCCCCGTCGGACGAGACGTGGCGGCTGCTCGCCAGCACGTACCGCAGCGCCTACGACGTGGCCTCGAAACTCGGCTACGGCGACCTGGCGGCCATCGCCCTGGCCCGGATGGAGTGGGCTGCCGAGCGGGCGAGCAGCGCCGCCCTGGGCGGCATGTACCGGTACTTCCGGGCTCTGACCTACCTGCGCGACGGCCAGTACCGCACCGGACAGCGCCTGACCGCCCTGGGCCTGTCCATCCTGGAGCAGGCCGATCCCGGCCGGGAGCGCGAGGTGGTCACCGGGCAGCTGCACCTGGGCGCCGCGGTCATGGCCGGCCGCTCCCAGAACGGGACCCTTGCCGAGACCCACCTGGGTGAGGCGGAGCGCATCGCAGGGGCGACGGGCGAGGCGGCGACCCTCCACTACCTGGCGTTCGGGCCGACGAACGTTCGGGTTCACCGTGTGGCGGTGCTGGCCGAGCTGGACCAGTACGGCCAGGCGGCGCAGCAGGGGCGCACTGTGGTCATCCCGAAGGACTGGCCGCAGTCCCGGAAGTCGCATCACTACGCCGAGTTGGCCCGAGCACAGATGTGGACGGGCGACCTGGAGGGTTCGTTCCAGAACCTGTTGCGCGCGCGCAAGGCGGCACCCCAGCAGGCTCGGTATCACCAGACGGTTCGGGACACCTACGCGGGTCTGGAGGCAGCGCATCGGATGTTGCCCGATTCGTTCCTGTCGTACGGCTCCTGGCTGGGCGCCTGA